In Stomoxys calcitrans chromosome 2, idStoCalc2.1, whole genome shotgun sequence, the following proteins share a genomic window:
- the LOC106090511 gene encoding centromere/kinetochore protein zw10: protein MKMELSSIGSSTESTKITVLRIMEQVRHFQDRAHKFIEDNYVDFPCNQNICDVYINEGESLIRETENLQKNIGSEASMSLNEANLELVHYLEILREVSIGLKLSHRILKIDDLFQCLDDLNATKEYLPALDLLEKLKSLICSSSFSEIDLLFQKCECYDNIKVKYHIQANILQQNLQQKFDRLVQFSVKVYPTAKYINLQVSKNLVELQSTVNALFQARYNPIKLCDFIFENCLIPIITTPVSVEYFTQNEEFNQMSISYSIKTHCSLKPSYKTVLSHIVTLFDCLAAINVQVSESKYVFGIIGNHIKEKCLNILVEKCLMHAIPETMDEYDRSTVVSDIKKFEHELSNIFFMDPSKDKALSNFVSNYDTLFRRQFSTTVLENVRSIVQRDLQDMTEITEQNITNILKSNYFQFPQCMVSKSTLDILNLLERILHQPLTMAEATESSAVNYYLTIIPTILNTYALEAPKLHEKLLESIPQQSAVFHNNCMFLSQWVVKNAKFGIPTHAALVKTLQSTGIRIFKAQEEQQRKIILDILKNLDISDTHSIGLNPLKLLRQCLRQLDLLKNVWMDVLPESEYYNTFCSLMDIFCQDIIRNILCLEDISTTVANQLGELIDTILRKGPSLFKEKNQVMLVPSWMKLQQLQMILSASLQEIADQWCDGAGILTVNFKAEEIRHLIRALFQNTDRRAKILSRIA, encoded by the exons ATGAAGATGGAATTGTCAAGCATTGGTTCCTCAACAGAGAGTACAAAGATAACCGTATTGCGTATAATGGAGCAAGTGAGACATTTCCAAGATCGCGCACATAAATTCATTGAAGACAATTACGTCGATTTCCCATGTAACCAAAACATTTGTGACGTGTACATTAACGAAGGTGAATCTTTAATTCGAgagactgaaaatttgcagaagaaCATAGGCAGTGAGGCTAGTATGTCTCTGAACGAAGCTAACTTGGAACTTGTCCATTATTTAGAAATACTTCGGGAGGTATCAATTGGACTCAAACTTTCCCAtcgtatattaaaaattgacgaCCTTTTTCAATGTCTGGATGATTTAAATGCTACGAAAGAATATCTACCGGCTTTAGATttgttggaaaaattaaaaagtctCATATGTAGCAGTAGCTTTTCTGAAATTGATTTGTTATTTCAAAAGTGTGAATGCTACGATAATATCAAGGTCAAATATCACATACAAGCTAATATTTTGCAACaaaatttacagcaaaaattTGACCGTCTAGTTCAGTTTTCAGTAAAAGTCTATCCTACTGCCAAATATATAAACTTGCAggtttcaaaaaatttagtcgAACTTCAAAGCACTGTAAATGCTCTTTTTCAA GCTCGTTACAACCCAATCAAGTTATGcgattttattttcgaaaacTGCTTAATACCTATTATAACTACACCGGTGTCAGTAGAGTATTTCACACAAAATGAAGAATTTAATCAAATGAGTATTTCATATTCGATAAAGACACATTGCAGTCTGAAACCATCTTACAAGACCGTGCTGTCACACATTGTTACCCTTTTTGATTGTTTGGCCGCTATCAATGTACAAGTTTCGGAATCAAAGTATGTGTTTGGGATAATAGGGAATCACATAAAAGAGAAGTGTTTGAATATACTTGTTGAGAAATGTCTTATGCATGCCATTCCCGAAACAATGGACGAATATGACAGATCTACTGTTGTGAGTGATATCAAAAAGTTCGAGCATGAACTGTCAAACATATTCTTTATGGATCCCAGCAAAGACAAGGCTTTGTCTAATTTTGTTTCAAACTATGATACTTTGTTTCGGCGGCAATTCTCTACAACAGTTCTTGAAAATGTTCGAAGTATTGTACAAAGGGATTTGCAAGATATGACCGAAATAACAGAGCAGAACATAACTAACATATTAAAAagcaattattttcaatttcctCAATGCATGGTATCTAAAAGTACGTTG GACATATTAAATCTATTGGAACGGATCTTACATCAACCTCTTACGATGGCTGAAGCTACAGAAAGTTCCGCCGTGAACTATTATTTAACAATAATTCCCACCATTTTAAATACATATGCTTTGGAAGCTCCAAAATTACACGAAAAGTTATTAGAAAGTATTCCACAACAGTCAGCGGTTTTTCACAACAATTGCATGTTCCTTTCACAATGGGTTGTAAAAAATGCTAAGTTTGGAATTCCTACACACGCTGCATTAGTGAAAACCTTGCAATCTACTGGTATACGTATTTTCAAGGCTCAGGAAGAGCAACAGAGGAAAATTATTTTGGATATACTGAAAAACTTAG atatttcgGATACACATTCAATTGGTTTAAATCCTTTGAAACTTCTACGGCAATGCTTACGCCAATTGGATCTGCTTAAAAACGTTTGGATGGACGTTTTACCAGAATCCGAATATTATAACACATTTTGCTCACTTATGGACATTTTTTGCCAGGACATTATTCGAAATATACTATGTCTAGAAGATATATCTACAACTGTGGCAAATCAGTTAGGGGAGCTTATTGATACAATATTAAGGAAGGGTCCTTCCCTTTTTAAA GAAAAAAATCAAGTCATGCTAGTTCCATCCTGGATGAAGTTACAACAACTGCAAATGATACTTAGCGCATCACTTCAAGAAATCGCAGACCAATGGTGTGATGGTGCTGGAATTTTAACAGTGAATTTTAAAGCTGAAGAAATTCGTCATTTAATTCGGGCCCTTTTCCAGAATACTGACCGCCGTGCTAAGATATTATCAAGGATTGCATAA
- the LOC131995342 gene encoding uncharacterized protein LOC131995342 — MIVETKTTQSALKQIKEVFGTIHTKSFPLGTQPWIGMPGQKPVCQPAVVDTCVTSWSETSKILVPNMLRCLAKGTILFPHLVTEGEIALQYHLYIYGCVPASILSACRVSTPHSFAVNALANSTKKGGWKHFDCDRQPGCWHIDMDV; from the exons ATGATtgttgaaacaaaaacaacacagtcagctctaaaacaaattaaagaG GTATTCGGGACGATACACACAAAATCTTTTCCCCTCGGAACCCAACCGTGGATTGGTATGCCTGGACAAAAACCCGTCTGCCAACCGGCTGTCGTGGACACATGCGTTACATCTTGGAGTGAAACCTCTAAAATTTTGGTGCCGAATATGTTGCGCTGTCTGGCAAAAG GTACAATTCTCTTTCCCCATCTCGTGACCGAGGGTGAAATCGCATTGCAGTATCATCTATACATATATGGCTGTGTGCCCGCTTCTATCCTATCAGCCTGCCGTGTATCAACACCACATTCATTTGCCGTCAATGCCTTGGCCAATAGCACAAAAAAAGGAGGTTGGAAACATTTTGATTGTG aTCGGCAGCCGGGCTGTTGGCACATTGATATGGACGTCTGA